A section of the Drosophila subobscura isolate 14011-0131.10 chromosome A, UCBerk_Dsub_1.0, whole genome shotgun sequence genome encodes:
- the LOC117894407 gene encoding synaptobrevin homolog YKT6 isoform X1: MVKLFALSVFFKGASEARILKTASDLQSFSFFQRGTVNEFMTFASKTIVERTQPALRQSVKQDAYMCHVYVRADNLAGVLIADHEYPHRVAHTLITKILDDFTAKVSADQWPNGTEATISFDLLPAFLAKYQNPVEADPLTKMQNDLDETTIILKNTIEAVLERGEKLDDMVNKSEKLSIQSKAFYKTAKKTNSCCSFT; the protein is encoded by the exons ATGGTCAAGCTGTTTGCATTGAGCGTCTTCTTCAAAGGTGCCAGCGAAGCGCGTATACTGAAGACAGCATCCGACTTGCagtccttctcgtttttccaACGTGGCACCGTTAATGAATTCATGAC CTTCGCATCGAAAACGATTGTGGAACGTACACAGCCAGCGCTTAGGCAATCTGTCAAGCAGGATGCCTACATGTGTCATGTCTATGTGCGGGCCGATAACCTGGCGGGAGTGCTCATTGCCGATCATGAGTATCCGCACCGAGTTGCTCACACACTCATTACAAAGATACTCGATGACTTCACGGCGAAAGTGTCTGCCGACCAGTGGCCCAACGGTACGGAGGCCACCATATCGTTCGACCTACTGCCAGCTTTTTTGGCCAAATACCAGAATCCCGTAGAGGCCGATCCGCTCACAAAAATGCAGAATGATTTGGACGAGACAACGATAATATTAAAGAACACAATTGAGGCTGTACTGGAGAGGGGCGAGAAGCTGGACGACATGGTCAACAAATCGGAAAAGTTGTCCATACAGAGTAAGGCCTTCTACAAGACAGCGAAAAAGACAAATTCGTGCTGCAGCTTCACCTAA
- the LOC117894407 gene encoding synaptobrevin homolog YKT6 isoform X2 — protein sequence MTFASKTIVERTQPALRQSVKQDAYMCHVYVRADNLAGVLIADHEYPHRVAHTLITKILDDFTAKVSADQWPNGTEATISFDLLPAFLAKYQNPVEADPLTKMQNDLDETTIILKNTIEAVLERGEKLDDMVNKSEKLSIQSKAFYKTAKKTNSCCSFT from the exons ATGAC CTTCGCATCGAAAACGATTGTGGAACGTACACAGCCAGCGCTTAGGCAATCTGTCAAGCAGGATGCCTACATGTGTCATGTCTATGTGCGGGCCGATAACCTGGCGGGAGTGCTCATTGCCGATCATGAGTATCCGCACCGAGTTGCTCACACACTCATTACAAAGATACTCGATGACTTCACGGCGAAAGTGTCTGCCGACCAGTGGCCCAACGGTACGGAGGCCACCATATCGTTCGACCTACTGCCAGCTTTTTTGGCCAAATACCAGAATCCCGTAGAGGCCGATCCGCTCACAAAAATGCAGAATGATTTGGACGAGACAACGATAATATTAAAGAACACAATTGAGGCTGTACTGGAGAGGGGCGAGAAGCTGGACGACATGGTCAACAAATCGGAAAAGTTGTCCATACAGAGTAAGGCCTTCTACAAGACAGCGAAAAAGACAAATTCGTGCTGCAGCTTCACCTAA
- the LOC117894399 gene encoding protein hold'em, translating into MVKMSKSQKTRYFRLVEMQPTMTNFSAAVLIISKSSPNLFLDKLSGSERGVITLTVRDSISHITNCKCWGQKSFVDKYNAMLHIGDVVDIVGAKVMSLSTPGEPRYQPQATLSCTLTVNEGHGHIVRHDSDDLPTIETLQQLIHKPHKPLGSTLNLVEACLGIGLHERNLNAYVDLLVVVAAVRPVRELKRKLSQSYKKDNGPLQCLELIVMDASCPNGILLSLWHAEWIRRAKHWQPRKTVLHLIDVRISYSDYYRCPVLNHANCTLLYEDPQAAGGDCDALLSFAASVLPMSFDQSDQSDLADLPTACQIQTKMTTKQIYSRAEGELSNAATDRFTAVLYCMVSKFDIDGYSMNTSKKCTTCQNLVPRNQSDCVREECQLLFSLESNGPRHSSFININIQLSDQTGTLVESRLSGHVAERVMGIKASDFQRLSEGAKIELKWRFLLKYFEVKLLIKKQSAMRKNIVVLVVDMQAIPLNKMIDTFSVF; encoded by the exons ATGGTAAAAATGTCGAAAAGCCAGAAGACAAGGTACTTTCGACTGGTTGAAATGCAGCCCACCATGACTAACTTTTCGGCCGCTGTTCTGATCATATCCAAATCGTCGCCAAACTTATTCCTGGATAAGCTCAGTGGCAGCGAGCGTGGTGTTATTACGCTAACGGTACGCGACTCCATAAGCCACATTACCAACTGCAAGTGCTGGGGCCAAAAGTCATTCGTGGATAAGTATAACGCAATGCTGCACATTGGCGACGTCGTGGACATTGTCGGGGCAAAGGTGATGTCGCTTTCCACACCTGGTGAGCCGCGTTATCAGCCCCAGGCCACTCTGTCGTGCACATTAACGGTCAACGAAGGGCACGGTCATATTGTGCGGCACGACAGCGACGACTTACCCACAATAGAGAccctgcagcagctcatccACAAGCCTCACAAGCCTCTTGGCTCTACCCTTAATCTGGTCGAAGCTTGCTTGGGCATTGGGCTTCACGAAAGGAATCTTAATGCATATGTGGACCTACTTGTGGTTGTGGCCGCGGTTCGTCCAGTGCGCGAGTTGAAGCGTAAACTTTCCCAAAGCTATAAGAAGGACAACGGACCACTTCAATGCCTCGAACTTATCGTGATGGATGCCAGCTGCCCAAATGGAATTTTGCTCTCCCTGTGGCATGCGGAGTGGATACGGCGCGCCAAGCACTGGCAACCGCGAAAGACCGTCCTGCACCTGATTGATGTGCGTATCTCCTATTCGGACTACTATCGCTGTCCAGTGCTCAACCACGCCAACTGTACGCTTCTCTACGAGGATCCGCAGGCCGCCGGCGGCGACTGTGATGCGCTACTCTCGTTTGCCGCCTCTGTGCTGCCTATGAGCTTCGACCAGTCAGATCAATCAGATTTGGCGGATCTTCCGACAG CTTGCCAAATTCAAACAAAGATGACAACAAAACAGATTTACTCTCGTGCCGAGGGCGAGCTGAGCAATGCAGCCACCGATCGGTTTACGGCTGTGCTCTATTGCATGGTTTCCAAGTTCGACATTGACGGATATTCCATGAACACCAGCAAGAAGTG cacaaCATGTCAAAATCTTGTCCCACGAAATCAAAGCGACTGTGTCAGAGAAGAATGTCAGTTGTTGTTCTCACTGGAATCCAATGGGCCAAGACACTCGAGCTTTATCAACATCAATATTCAGTTGTCCGATCAAACGGGGACGTTGGTCGAGAGTCGTCTGAGCGGGCACGTAGCCGAGCGCGTGATGGGCATCAAAGCGAGCGACTTTCAGCGGCTCTCAGAGGGTGCAAAAATTGAGCTCAAGTGGCGCTTTCTGCTGAAGTACTTTGAGGTGAAGCTGCTCATAAAGAAACAATCAGCCATGCGCAAGAATATCGTTGTGCTTGTGGTGGACATGCAAGCAATACCGCTTAACAAGATGATAGATACATTTTCCGTGTTCTAG
- the LOC117894390 gene encoding translation initiation factor eIF-2B subunit epsilon, whose amino-acid sequence MAQFEKEIVQAVLIADNNVWNFKPLSDEGSTALLPLVNVSMLDYALIALNRSGVEEVFVYASLYLQEIRDHIKKGIATYASWSFKMTVHMIGGEGCRCFGDAMRDLDAKALIRGNFILMGADTVTNADLRPVLEQHKRMAKFDKGTAATLVLKECAINVRTGNELLIAVDKQNSRLHYHQRLRMNHKEPRYQIPLDVFLGNSCVALHHNLLDPQIAIGSPSMLSLFSDNFDFQTRDDFVRGLLINEELLDSRIYVALLPAAQYAHKVNNWPAYQLVSRDIINRWAYPLVPDMGVYKLHQQYVFHKDNIYKSHEAHVSKVALRENVVIHAGSHVEAGTVIRDTVIGENCRIGRHCQLSNVFLMANVTIQDNCRLEHCVVGDRAVIEAECDVSAGCVVGANCVLPRKTKLARTLVTSTPNTQRKTEQEQEQDYEPVELEAIGPQAYIVSDLTTGDPEDSDGEELLPQQTLCIPKMGDLMVPLDDISNCSDFSDISDDDEGSRAVTPLPDDTNIFLSEVIDSLSRGFRERSNPDFLILEINSSRYAYNMSLKEVNFNVVKAVFGMQHIVEPANNNVLAAIGAAFKQLGPVVSNYIKSEEAMLDCLKALEDVYEENPFVREKISQIVHYLYDKDFVSEDAIQAWYCQLGGEEHFQLRQSLVKLVDWLNQSSEEDDNDEA is encoded by the exons ATGGCTCAATTCGAAAAGGAAATCGTTCAGGCGGTACTCATAGCCGACAACAATGTATGGAACTTCAAGCCGCTATCCGACGAAGGCTCAACG GCCTTGCTGCCTTTGGTCAACGTGAGCATGCTGGACTATGCATTGATAGCGCTGAATCGCAGCGGAGTCGAGGAGGTCTTCGTCTATGCAAGCCTTTACCTGCAGGAAATACGCGACCACATCAA GAAAGGGATTGCCACGTATGCCTCCTGGTCCTTCAAAATGACTGTGCACATGATTGGGGGTGAGGGATGCCGGTGTTTCGGCGACGCCATGCGAGATCTCGACGCCAAGGCCCTGATTCGGGGAAATTTCATCCTCATGGGTGCCGATACCGTCACCAATGCGGACCTACGGCCAGTTCTGGAGCAGCACAAGCGGATGGCAAAGTTCGACAAGGGCACAGCCGCCACTCTGGTGTTGAAGGAATGCGCCATCAACGTCCGCACCGGCAACGAGCTGCTCATTGCTGTCGATAAGCAAAACTCACGCCTCCACTACCACCAGCGGCTTCGGATGAACCACAAGGAGCCGCGCTACCAAATTCCCCTTGACGTATTCCTTGGCAACTCCTGCGTAGCACTGCACCACAATCTCCTGGATCCGCAAATCGCGATCGGCTCGCCCTCGATGCTGTCGCTATTCAGCGACAACTTTGACTTCCAAACACGCGATGATTTCGTGCGCGGCCTGCTCATCAACGAGGAGTTGCTGGACAGCCGCATCTACGTAGCCCTGCTGCCAGCCGCCCAGTACGCGCACAAAGTGAACAACTGGCCCGCGTACCAACTGGTAAGCCGGGACATCATCAACCGCTGGGCATATCCGCTTGTTCCCGACATGGGCGTCTACAAGCTTCACCAGCAGTACGTTTTCCACAAGGACAACATCTACAAGAGTCACGAGGCGCACGTGTCCAAAGTGGCGCTGCGTGAGAATGTGGTGATCCATGCGGGCAGCCACGTGGAGGCCGGCACTGTAATCAGGGACACCGTCATTGGGGAAAACTGCCGCATTGGCAGGCATTGCCAGCTAAGCAACGTGTTCTTAATGGCCAACGTGACAATTCAGGACAATTGCCGGTTAGAGCACTGCGTAGTTGGAGACAGGGCCGTCATCGAAGCCGAATGCGACGTCAGCGCTGGCTGCGTCGTGGGCGCCAATTGCGTGTTGCCAAGAAAAACGAAGCTGGCCAGGACCTTGGTCACCAGTacaccaaacacacagcgCAAgacggagcaggagcaggaacaggactACGAGCCAGTGGAACTAGAGGCGATTGGACCGCAGGCGTACATCGTCAGCGACCTTACCACGGGGGATCCGGAGGACTCGGATGgtgaggagctgctgccccagCAGACGCTCTGCATACCCAAAATGGGTGACCTGATGGTGCCACTGGACGACATCAGCAACTGCAGCGACTTCAGCGACATcagcgacgacgatgagggATCGCGAGCTGTCACGCCCCTGCCCGACGACACCAACA TTTTCCTCAGCGAGGTGATCGATTCGCTGTCACGTGGCTTCAGGGAGCGGTCGAATCCGGACTTCCTCATATTGGAGATCAACTCCTCGAGGTACGCCTATAACATGTCCCTCAAGGAGGTTAACTTCAATGTAGTAAAGGCCGTGTTTGGCATGCAGCACATTGTCGAGCCAGCCAATAACAATGTGCTGGCGGCCATCGGCGCCGCCTTCAAGCAGCTGGGACCCGTGGTCTCCAACTACATCAAGAGCGAGGAAGCCATGCTGGACTGCTTGAAAGCGCTGGAG GACGTGTACGAGGAGAATCCATTCGTGCGGGAGAAAATCTCGCAGATTGTCCACTACCTGTACGACAAGGACTTTGTGTCGGAGGATGCCATCCAGGCGTGGTACTGCCAGCTCGGTGGAGAGGAGCATTTCCAGCTGCGCCAGAGCCTCGTCAAGCTGGTCGACTGGCTGAACCAGTCCAGCGAAGAGGATGACAACGACGAGGCATAG
- the LOC117894371 gene encoding protein lin-9 homolog produces MPVAEATKGKGRKTAAAAAAAVARNKTSEEEATAKPMDLDDDSKSDHEQKKDVGADDVNAHASTKERAATDEPEADPEHDEDDEPDSNENSDPEEQVEPPAFSLATLGLQRVGSAPPPKPKVTKAPIPTLNARGMPARIRKRNKLFYDENIINDDKPLRMSLAPKKMPGRPPLAAGGPGSGSGKVQNTTPAKVLKKRKGVVSRYMRSSDNGSSSTSVGSQHQVTAAGNKNKKTAAKGQGGRHAQSAQSKTNPSGHKSGKISSAAASGGAKVSTAAAAAVAAAEEEATQAQALLVANKRVGQAIGLRLRNLLKLPKAHKWAIAEWFYSYIDRPLFDSRDEFLNHVNELDPRLGTRQLNRHEWSTIRRQMGKPRRCSANFFSEERKELDRKRKLMRTLQSRKPGELKDSVLLSDMPDKIPMPLPLGTKVTSRLRTPQDGIFAGTVAAYDSLNAMYRVTFERPGLGTHAIPDFEIVSENFHEMLPLHSFTKDFRPNLMSIYQTNNLGFTTNLGYTASLTSTYLQKRPSSNGKKAGGGLFGPQKHLASNNAAARNALSMKLNKSDPLLGQDAIGDSPMRPQLIRVHNYSNKLLEHLVHLEKYISVKAERIHRLNKMNATAELAMGEMLGQDETGERHRRHIADNFQRQYAFNIVSIERINTDLMYELTKVQELSSTLTRNPNVQAMISPTYLREECRAKASQTVDEMNKGLVRNERMVTLLKSLTTLLMVTQNLGGDCPVSEVRQVLEGCMEEVRTNLVSADNVEAFHNSVQMRLEFIAMDITRNLEKRRHSRAAAAAAAAATEDVKSPKTPKHEETDEDSDAVNEGAGDTSKCTVNEGDGKTKPVAVDDSNKAPNNRAADTTEAKKEIKQRPQEDKLELMDVDSGGQQAEGDGEGEGEREGDVEDEEKIYSDEAETDNAEQQQREEDPQSPNPATDDSQITIESVKESEDEEEEEIDMVGVERLNLEEGNSEFQEEFIYEK; encoded by the coding sequence ATGCCTGTTGCAGAAGCTACCAAAGGCAAGGGCAGGAAgacagcagccgctgctgctgccgctgtggcaaGGAACAAAACgagcgaggaggaggccaccGCTAAGCCAATGGATCTAGACGATGACAGCAAGAGCGACCATGAGCAGAAAAAGGATGTCGGGGCTGATGATGTCAATGCGCATGCAAGTACAAAGGAAAGGGCAGCCACAGACGAGCCGGAAGCAGACCCCGAAcacgacgaggacgatgagcCGGACAGCAACGAAAACAGCGATCCGGAGGAGCAAGTGGAGCCGCCGGCCTTCAGTCTGGCCACACTGGGACTGCAGCGCGTGGGAAGCGCCCCACCACCTAAGCCTAAGGTAACGAAGGCTCCCATTCCAACGCTGAATGCCCGAGGAATGCCCGCCCGAATTCGCAAGAGAAACAAACTCTTCTACGACGAGAACATTATCAACGACGACAAACCGTTGCGCATGAGCCTTGCTCCTAAGAAGATGCCCGGTCGCCCACCCCTGGCCGCCGGGGGTCCTGGCAGCGGCTCGGGAAAGGTGCAGAACACCACCCCCGCCAAGGTGCTCAAGAAGCGTAAGGGTGTCGTCTCCCGCTACATGCGCTCCAGCGACAATGGATCCAGCTCCACCTCAGTCGGCAGCCAGCATCAGGTGACGGCAGCtggcaacaagaacaagaagacGGCAGCCAAGGGACAGGGTGGCAGGCACGCACAGTCCGCACAGTCCAAAACGAACCCATCCGGCCACAAGTCGGGCAAGAtcagcagtgcagcagcctCTGGAGGAGCGAAGGTGTCGaccgccgcagctgctgccgttgccgctgcggaggaggaggctacCCAGGCCCAAGCCCTGTTGGTGGCCAACAAGCGGGTGGGCCAGGCGATCGGTCTCCGTCTGCGTAACCTGCTCAAGCTGCCCAAGGCCCACAAGTGGGCCATCGCCGAGTGGTTCTACTCGTACATAGACAGGCCGCTCTTCGACAGCCGTGACGAGTTCTTGAACCACGTGAACGAGTTGGATCCGCGCCTGGGAACGCGCCAGCTCAACCGGCACGAATGGTCGACCATACGGCGCCAGATGGGCAAGCCCAGGCGCTGCTCAGCCAACTTCTTCAGCGAGGAGCGCAAAGAGCTGGACAGGAAACGGAAGCTCATGCGCACTCTCCAGTCGCGCAAGCCGGGAGAGCTGAAGGATTCCGTTCTGCTGTCGGACATGCCTGATAAGATCCccatgcccctgccgctgGGCACCAAGGTGACGTCTCGGCTGCGCACCCCCCAGGACGGCATCTTCGCTGGCACTGTCGCCGCCTACGACTCGCTGAACGCTATGTACCGGGTAACGTTTGAGCGTCCCGGCCTGGGGACCCACGCCATACCGGACTTTGAGATTGTGTCGGAGAACTTTCATgagatgctgccactgcacaGCTTCACTAAGGACTTCCGTCCCAACCTGATGAGCATCTACCAGACCAACAACTTGGGCTTCACCACGAACCTGGGCTATACGGCGAGCCTCACCAGCACCTACCTGCAGAAGCGTCCATCCAGTAATGGGAAGAAGGCAGGCGGAGGACTGTTTGGCCCTCAGAAGCATCTGGCCAGCAACAACGCGGCGGCAAGGAACGCTCTTAGCATGAAGCTGAACAAGAGTGATCCCCTGCTGGGGCAGGACGCCATCGGTGATAGTCCGATGCGGCCGCAGCTGATCCGAGTTCACAACTACTCGAACAAGCTGCTTGAGCATCTTGTGCACTTGGAGAAGTATATCTCGGTAAAGGCCGAGCGCATCCACCGCCTAAACAAGATGAACGCCACCGCGGAGCTAGCCATGGGAGAGATGCTCGGCCAAGACGAGACTGGTGAGCGCCACCGGCGCCACATCGCCGACAACTTTCAGCGCCAGTACGCCTTCAACATCGTCTCCATTGAGCGCATCAATACCGACCTCATGTATGAGCTCACCAAGGTGCAGGAACTCTCCTCCACCTTGACGAGAAATCCCAACGTCCAAGCTATGATCTCGCCCACGTACCTGCGGGAGGAGTGTCGGGCCAAGGCGAGCCAGACGGTGGATGAAATGAATAAGGGCTTGGTGAGGAATGAGCGCATGGTGACGTTGCTAAAGAGCCTGACCACGCTGCTGATGGTCACTCAGAACCTGGGCGGGGATTGCCCTGTGAGCGAGGTCAGGCAGGTGCTCGAGGGCTGCATGGAAGAGGTGCGCACCAACCTTGTGAGCGCCGATAACGTGGAGGCGTTCCACAACAGCGTTCAAATGCGGCTGGAGTTCATTGCCATGGACATCACTCGGAATCTCGAGAAGCGCAGGCACAGCCgggccgctgctgcggctgcggctgcggctacCGAGGATGTCAAGTCCCCGAAGACACCCAAACACGAGGAGACCGATGAGGACAGTGATGCTGTTAATGAAGGTGCTGGCGACACATCAAAGTGCACAGTGAATGAGGGGGATGGAAAAACGAAGCCTGTCGCTGTAGATGATTCCAACAAGGCTCCAAATAATAGAGCTGCTGACACCACAGAAGCTAAAAAGGAGATAAAGCAGCGGCCGCAGGAAGACAAGCTTGAGCTTATGGATGTGGATAGTGGTGGACAGCAGGCAGAGGGCGATGgcgaaggggaaggggaaaggGAAGGCGACGTCGAAGACGAGGAGAAAATATACTCGGACGAGGCTGAAACAGACaatgcagagcagcagcagcgagaggaGGACCCACAGTCACCAAATCCCGCCACCGACGACTCCCAGATAACAATCGAATCGGTGAAGGAGtccgaggatgaggaggaggaggagattgATATGGTCGGCGTTGAGCGGCTGAACTTAGAGGAAGGAAACTCTGAGTTCCAGGAGGAATTCATTTACGAGAAGTAG
- the LOC117894380 gene encoding type II inositol 1,4,5-trisphosphate 5-phosphatase has translation MESVGDHVPNGLTGVKSSLEIVRERFKEDEIILYLFEAYQIKGPEDANRLLALVSSESGGTFAIISFSFVRTPLTSVNELIINKVFAIDESFQLRQDCKGSITAYQFDLSTAEDGPIKYYFYPSESASYDEFVAKVISCKSSMAQSDPETVLNFRWLNDYRQIGEVKQELKKRESEYIVYKDIIIYCATWNVNNKPCCDNADALRSWLGCSERAPDIYAIGLQELDTPAKAMLNSTQVQASVAQWNERMVQSVHPDVEYEILQYHRLVGIMLTVIVRKQLRQHILHCRFKSVARGVLNTLGNKGGVAISLQLNEGYICFVNSHLAAHMGYVEERNQDYNAIVDGLRFDDGRTISDHDHIFWLGDLNYRIQEPPGQQRPGPLTDAQTYELLLQYDQLRQEMRKGKCFEGYTEGEIKFRPTYKYDPGTDNYDSSEKQRAPAYCDRVLWKGTRIEQLAYNSIMDIRQSDHKPVYAVFRVKIKTRDEIRYKRVQEEVLKAVDKRENDNQPQISVEKTVIDFGRVRFNEPCMRDFNVYNSCPLPVDFSFKEKDIHDICEKWLQVDPRKDSLMIDSARSIRIKMLADVHTIRGLLKKIRSSDNFDILILHVENGRDIFITVTGDYQPSCFGLSMETMCRTDRPLSEYSQEQIKHLMNDNSQEYCVTMPREFFLLIDYLHKQGSKLEGGFHTFESRKSLNTHFNVVRDWLDTWCDEEFPGTPQSAAQALLLLLDLPDQPLLEPFVEDLLASTSKSKAMDYIALLSPPKRNVFMHLCMFLREGIECQYYDLDQVAVTFGRILLRSSECKAWPDYKIRCSQFMRLFIESDGADVLVNRNEGAGAGAGAGPRADLPA, from the exons ATGGAAAGTGTTGGCGACCACGTCCCAAATGGACTGACAGGAGTTAAGTCGAGCCTGGAAATAGTCAGGGAGCGTTTCAAGGAAGACGAAATAATACTCTAT CTATTTGAGGCGTATCAGATCAAGGGACCCGAGGACGCCAATCGGCTACTGGCGCTAGTTTCGTCGGAGTCCGGCGGGACGTTTGCCATCATCTCGTTCTCCTTCGTACGCACGCCGCTTACATCAGTGAATGAACTGATCATCAACAAAGTGTTTGCCATCGATGAGAGCTTCCAGCTGCGGCAGG ATTGCAAGGGGTCCATCACAGCGTACCAGTTTGACCTATCCACGGCTGAGGATGGACCCATCAAGTACTACTTCTATCCCAGTGAGAGCGCCAGCTATGACGAGTTTGTGGCCAAAGTCATTTCCTGCAAGAGTTCCATGGCCCAGAGCGATCCCGAAACGGTGCTCAACTTCAGATGGCTGAACGACTACCGCCAAATCGGCGAAGtcaagcaggagctgaagaagCGCGAGAGCGAGTACATTGTCTACAAAGATATTAT catATATTGCGCCACTTGGAACGTGAACAACAAACCTTGCTGCGACAACGCGGACGCCCTGCGATCGTGGTTGGGATGCAGCGAGCGGGCTCCTGACATCTATGCCATTGGCCTGCAGGAACTGGACACACCCGCCAAGGCCATGCTTAACTCCACTCAGGTCCAGGCCAGTGTAGCCCAGTGGAA CGAAAGAATGGTGCAGAGCGTCCATCCAGATGTCGAGTACGAGATCTTGCAGTACCACCGTTTGGTGGGCATCATGCTGACTGTGATCGTGCGCAAGCAGTTGCGCCAGCACATCCTGCACTGCCGCTTCAAATCGGTAGCACGGGGCGTTCTAAACACGCTGGGTAACAAGGGCGGCGTGGCCATCAGTTTGCAGTTGAACGAGGGATACATTTGCTTTGTTAACTCCCATCTGGCCGCTCATATGGGCTACGTAGAGGAGCGCAACCAGGACTACAATGCAATTGTGGATGGGCTGCGTTTCGACGATGGCCGCACCATCAGCGATCATGA CCACATCTTCTGGCTGGGGGACTTGAACTATCGCATACAGGAGCCGCCCGGACAGCAGCGGCCCGGGCCGCTGACGGATGCCCAGACGTACGAGCTGCTGCTACAGTACGACCAGCTTCGCCAGGAGATGCGCAAAGGAAAGTGCTTTGAGGGATACACGGAGGGCGAGATTAAGTTTCGGCCTACGTACAAGTACGACCCGGGAACGGACAACTATGACAGCAGCGAAAAGCAGCGAGCGCCCGCATACTGTGACCGCGTGCTGTGGAAGGGCACGCGAATCGAACAGCTGGCGTACAACAGCATCATGGACATACGACAGAGTGATCACAAACCCGTGTACGCCGTGTTTCGGGTCAAGATCAAAACCCGCGACGAGATCAGATACAAGCGCGTGCAAGAGGAGGTACTGAAGGCGGTGGACAAGCGTGAGAACGACAACCAGCCACAGATTAGCGTGGAGAAGACTGTCATCGACTTCGGACGGGTGCGCTTCAACGAGCCGTGCATGCGGGACTTCAACGTGTACAACAGCTGCCCACTGCCGGTCGACTTCAGCTTTAAGGAGAAGGACATCCACGACATATGCGAAAAGTGGCTGCAGGTGGATCCGCGAAAGGACAGCCTGATGATCGACTCGGCGCGTAGCATACGCATTAAGATGCTCGCTGACGTGCATACGATTAGGGGTCTACTCAAAAAGATTCGCAGCAGCGACAACTTCGACATCCTCATCCTACACGTGGAGAACGGGCGCGACATCTTCATCACAGTCACGGGTGACTATCAGCCCAGCTGCTTCGGCCTCTCCATGGAAACGATGTGTCGCACTGATCGCCCTCTTAGCGAATACTCACAGGAGCAGATCAAGCATCTG ATGAATGATAACTCCCAGGAATATTGCGTGACGATGCCACGCGAGTTCTTTTTGCTGATCGACTACTTGCACAAGCAGGGATCCAAGCTGGAGGGGGGATTCCACACTTTTGAGTCGCGGAAATCTCTAAACACACACTTCAATGTGGTGCGCGACTGGCTCGATACCTGGTGCGACGAAGAGTTTC CTGGAACTCCACAAAGCGCTGCACAGgcgcttctgcttctgctggacCTGCCAGACCAACCGCTACTGGAGCCATTTGTCGAGGATCTGCTGGCAAGCACTAGCAAGTCAAAGGCCATGGACTACATAGCCCTGCTCAGTCCGCCGAAACGGAATGTCTTTATGCACTTGTGCATGTTCTTGCGCGAGGGCATCGAGTGCCAGTACTACGATCTGGATCAAGTCG CTGTCACTTTTGGTCGAATTCTTCTGCGGAGTAGCGAGTGCAAGGCTTGGCCGGACTACAAAATCCGCTGCAGTCAATTTATGCGGCTGTTTATCGAAAGCGACGGTGCTGATGTCTTGGTGAATAGAAAtgaaggagctggagccggagctggagcgggaCCTAGAGCCGACCTACCAGCATAG